In the genome of Flaviflexus ciconiae, one region contains:
- a CDS encoding proline dehydrogenase family protein codes for MSLKVSSVIGPHAAYGFNEAVEHAVNQLLPVFRVARENNTFINLDMEEYKDLHLTIAVFKNILDRDEFLTYHSGIVLQSYLPDGREALADLTVWAKERRARGGAPIKVRVVKGANLSMERVDAAMRGWELTVQPTKEDTDANYLVMLEDSLTKENVDAVRIGIAGQNLFTLAYGVLLARDNGLEIGTEVDVEMLAGMATPQANAVRDDVGPLLYYVPVVKPEEYDVAISYLVRRLEENATPRTLCRTCSPSKTAPYSSSKRTVS; via the coding sequence GTGTCGCTCAAGGTCTCCTCGGTGATTGGCCCCCACGCCGCCTACGGCTTCAACGAGGCCGTTGAGCATGCTGTCAACCAGTTGCTTCCCGTTTTCCGGGTAGCCCGTGAAAACAACACCTTCATCAACTTGGACATGGAGGAGTACAAGGACCTGCACCTGACGATCGCGGTGTTCAAGAACATCCTCGATCGGGATGAGTTCCTGACCTATCACTCGGGAATTGTTCTCCAGTCGTACCTGCCCGACGGCAGGGAGGCTCTTGCCGACCTGACGGTATGGGCGAAGGAACGCCGCGCCCGGGGCGGGGCACCGATCAAGGTCCGAGTCGTGAAGGGCGCGAACCTGTCAATGGAGCGAGTCGATGCTGCCATGAGGGGGTGGGAGCTTACGGTCCAACCCACGAAGGAGGACACGGACGCCAACTACCTTGTTATGCTTGAAGACTCCCTCACGAAGGAGAATGTCGATGCCGTTCGCATCGGCATTGCCGGACAGAATCTCTTCACTCTCGCTTACGGTGTGCTCCTAGCCCGAGATAATGGCCTCGAGATCGGCACCGAGGTCGATGTGGAGATGCTGGCCGGTATGGCCACCCCGCAAGCGAACGCCGTACGCGATGATGTTGGCCCCCTCCTTTACTACGTGCCGGTCGTCAAACCGGAAGAGTACGACGTCGCCATCTCCTACCTGGTGCGCAGGCTCGAGGAGAACGCCACCCCGAGAACTTTATGTCGAACGTGTTCGCCCTCGAAGACAGCTCCGTATTCGAGCTCGAAGCGGACCGTTTCGTGA
- a CDS encoding DUF3017 domain-containing protein, translating to MGEKRVPAPALYGVMSVWIGIVVVLAFTAGPVLATRALAASMIGLALLRMCLPPGIVPDIRGRWWDSFTLAAFGIALASLSSWAAMIRVD from the coding sequence ATGGGAGAAAAGCGCGTACCGGCACCGGCCCTCTATGGCGTGATGTCGGTGTGGATCGGCATCGTTGTCGTACTGGCATTCACCGCAGGGCCGGTCCTAGCAACGCGCGCGCTCGCGGCCAGCATGATTGGCCTCGCACTCTTACGCATGTGCCTACCACCCGGAATTGTTCCCGATATTCGCGGTCGCTGGTGGGACTCGTTTACTCTCGCCGCTTTTGGCATTGCCCTCGCCTCACTGTCGAGCTGGGCTGCCATGATTCGGGTGGATTAG
- a CDS encoding response regulator, with protein MMISIVIVDDHPLARAGMLGELNRVGGFEIVGEAHDVDSAIDTVRALRPNVVLLDVHMPGGSGGGGAEVVRECVDMYPGTKFLAISVSDAARDVVAVVRAGARGYVTKDVTGERLGDAIRKVHDGDAAFSARLAGFVLDAFGTGAGDIADRDDELDRLTGREQEVMRLIARGMSYKEVASDLYISIKTVETHVSAVLRKLQLSNRHELARWAAARRIV; from the coding sequence ATCATGATCAGCATCGTCATCGTCGATGATCACCCGCTCGCGAGGGCCGGAATGTTGGGAGAACTCAACCGGGTTGGGGGCTTCGAGATTGTCGGCGAAGCCCACGATGTCGACTCCGCTATCGATACCGTCCGGGCGCTCCGCCCCAACGTTGTTCTCCTCGATGTTCACATGCCAGGGGGAAGTGGCGGCGGTGGAGCTGAAGTCGTCCGGGAATGCGTTGATATGTATCCCGGCACGAAGTTCCTCGCTATCTCCGTGTCCGACGCTGCAAGAGATGTTGTCGCAGTCGTTCGAGCGGGCGCACGCGGCTACGTCACCAAGGACGTGACGGGGGAGAGGCTCGGGGACGCAATCCGCAAGGTCCACGACGGCGATGCTGCCTTCTCGGCCCGCCTCGCAGGCTTTGTTCTCGATGCCTTTGGCACGGGAGCGGGAGATATTGCCGACCGCGACGATGAGCTCGATCGCCTGACGGGACGAGAGCAGGAAGTCATGCGGCTCATCGCCCGAGGCATGTCCTACAAGGAAGTGGCGAGCGACCTCTACATTTCGATCAAGACCGTTGAAACCCACGTGTCCGCTGTGCTTCGCAAGCTCCAGCTCTCCAACCGGCACGAGCTGGCCCGGTGGGCGGCGGCCCGCCGTATCGTCTGA
- a CDS encoding 6-phosphofructokinase: MEPVKIAVLTSGGDAQGMNAIVRSVIRTALHVGAKPFAVREGWKGAVEGGDLIQEMSWSDVSDILHRGGTIIGTARSDRFREREGMRDAVKNFVTRGIDRLVSIGGDGTQTGTNELREEWSSLLEELVDRGEITREQADAHPKLYIAGVVGSIDNDLVGTDMTVGADSALHRIIDAIDAISSTAESHRRSFIIEVMGRHCGYLALMSAIAGGCDYVFVPEHPPADGWEDDMSRVLKEGRDAGRRDSIIIVAEGAMDRHGEKITSERVKNALEERLGEAARVTMLGHVQRGGMPSAYDRWMPTLLGYTATLELINSDGDAYIIGTRRNRLVKLPLMKAVQDTRAVKTYTAEGDYEAAIGARGTSYGEMVKTFDVLSAPVPPNGHAKPKGRIALVHVGGLAPGMNTAARTAVRLGIDRGYEMVGIKGGLPGLVDGKLVPLSWWDVESWSSTGGAALGTRRRIPSIDEFYAMGRTIEDAKIDGIMIIGGLNGFEAALKMKEERQRFSAFKIPIICVPASIDNNLPLTELSIGTDTALNTNVRVLNQIKQSASASRRCFVTETMGRNSGYLALMSAIASGAEQVYLAETGITLAQLADDTAKMVEAFERGRSLYLVVRNEYASEHYTTDFLTRVFEEEGAGLFDVRQSVIGHQQQGGNPSPFDRLLAVRLVNKAISALDGYLSEGKDDCTYVGMTEGEIKVHRLSHMEEHWDPETRLPRDQWWLGLKDVAYIVSDPNFDKPAQVLPILSTNIG, encoded by the coding sequence ATGGAACCAGTGAAGATTGCCGTCTTAACCTCGGGTGGCGACGCCCAGGGAATGAATGCCATTGTCCGCTCCGTGATTCGCACAGCCCTGCACGTCGGCGCTAAACCGTTCGCGGTGCGGGAAGGCTGGAAGGGAGCCGTTGAGGGCGGCGATCTGATCCAGGAAATGTCCTGGTCGGATGTTTCCGATATTCTCCACCGGGGCGGCACGATCATCGGCACGGCTCGTTCGGATCGTTTCCGCGAGCGCGAGGGCATGAGGGACGCGGTGAAGAACTTCGTGACCCGCGGTATCGACCGTCTTGTCTCAATCGGTGGTGACGGAACCCAGACGGGCACAAACGAGTTGCGGGAGGAGTGGTCGTCGCTGCTCGAGGAGCTCGTTGATCGTGGTGAGATCACTCGGGAGCAGGCCGATGCTCATCCGAAGCTTTACATTGCCGGCGTTGTTGGCTCGATTGATAACGATCTGGTGGGAACTGACATGACGGTCGGTGCCGACTCGGCACTGCACCGCATCATCGACGCGATTGACGCGATCTCTTCCACCGCCGAATCTCACCGCCGGTCTTTCATCATTGAGGTCATGGGCAGGCACTGCGGCTACCTGGCTCTCATGAGCGCCATTGCCGGCGGCTGTGACTACGTCTTTGTTCCCGAACATCCCCCGGCCGATGGCTGGGAGGATGACATGAGCCGGGTCCTCAAGGAGGGCCGCGACGCGGGCCGCCGCGACTCCATCATCATTGTTGCCGAGGGCGCGATGGACCGGCACGGTGAGAAGATCACATCGGAGCGCGTGAAGAACGCTCTTGAGGAGCGGCTCGGTGAGGCCGCCCGGGTCACGATGCTCGGTCACGTGCAGCGCGGTGGCATGCCGTCCGCCTACGACAGGTGGATGCCGACCCTGCTCGGTTACACGGCAACCCTGGAGCTCATCAACTCCGACGGGGATGCCTACATTATTGGCACTCGCCGCAATCGCCTGGTCAAGCTTCCTCTCATGAAGGCTGTGCAGGATACTCGTGCGGTTAAGACCTACACGGCAGAAGGCGACTATGAGGCCGCAATCGGTGCCCGCGGCACCTCCTACGGCGAGATGGTCAAGACCTTCGATGTTCTTTCCGCTCCGGTTCCGCCGAACGGTCACGCGAAGCCCAAGGGCCGGATTGCTCTGGTCCACGTGGGTGGGCTCGCACCGGGCATGAATACTGCGGCTCGTACAGCCGTGCGTCTTGGTATTGATCGTGGCTACGAGATGGTGGGCATCAAGGGCGGTTTGCCGGGCCTGGTTGACGGCAAGCTGGTTCCCCTGTCCTGGTGGGACGTGGAGTCCTGGTCCAGCACGGGCGGTGCCGCTCTTGGCACCCGCCGCCGCATCCCGTCCATTGACGAGTTCTACGCGATGGGGCGGACCATCGAGGACGCGAAGATCGACGGCATCATGATCATTGGCGGGCTCAACGGCTTCGAGGCCGCGCTGAAGATGAAGGAGGAACGCCAGCGTTTTTCGGCGTTCAAGATCCCGATCATCTGCGTGCCTGCCTCGATCGATAACAATCTGCCGCTCACCGAACTGTCAATTGGAACCGATACGGCGCTGAACACGAACGTTCGGGTTCTCAATCAGATCAAACAGTCCGCCTCCGCTTCCCGCCGCTGCTTCGTCACGGAAACAATGGGCCGCAACAGCGGCTACCTGGCTCTCATGAGCGCCATTGCCTCCGGTGCAGAACAGGTGTACCTGGCAGAAACGGGGATAACCCTGGCACAGCTGGCCGACGATACTGCAAAAATGGTCGAGGCATTTGAGAGGGGCCGGAGCCTCTACCTGGTTGTGCGAAACGAATATGCTTCCGAGCATTACACGACGGACTTCCTCACCCGCGTATTCGAGGAGGAGGGTGCCGGACTATTCGATGTCCGCCAGTCCGTGATCGGCCACCAGCAGCAGGGAGGTAACCCCTCCCCCTTCGACCGGCTCCTCGCCGTCCGCCTCGTTAACAAGGCGATCAGCGCGCTCGACGGTTACCTATCGGAGGGTAAGGATGACTGCACCTATGTCGGCATGACCGAGGGCGAGATCAAGGTCCACCGGCTCTCGCACATGGAAGAGCACTGGGATCCGGAAACGCGCCTGCCGCGTGACCAGTGGTGGCTTGGCCTCAAGGACGTTGCCTACATCGTGTCCGACCCGAACTTCGACAAGCCCGCCCAGGTTCTCCCGATCCTTTCAACGAACATCGGCTAA
- a CDS encoding aldehyde dehydrogenase family protein, producing the protein MSNVFALEDSSVFELEADRFVKAAARKDTVPHGPRRRQDRNKAPEPFAEEFSNTPDTDPSLPANLAWARDIAERIPNSIEGTQTATTHTQSTFAELDEMVETAIDASKEWAATPATERAAVLLKIADVFEANRGRLIEAAGSEAGKAIDQADVEVSEAIDFTRYYASLAPALENVDGAVFKPVETTLITPPWNFPIAIPAGGVLAALATGSSVLFKPARVTRRIGSLIAELMWEAGVSRDVLQLVNLDESVPGADKGLGKHLVEAVDQVILTGSIDTARMFRSWRPDLRVFAETSGKNAIIVTPHADIDLAVKDVVVSAFGHAGQKCSAASLVILVGSIGFSKRFRNQLVDAVKSLKIGYPHDLSSEMGPVTEEAKGKLLRGLTQLEPGQSWVVKPRQLGDKLWTPGVRSGVQPGSEYHLTEYFGPILGVMRADSLQEAIEWQNAVEFGLTAGIHSLDSAEIAYWLDHVHAGNVYVNRTITGAIVRRQPFGGWKRSSVGTGTKAGGPSYLYGLGHVEPDFRGVADGNVSHPVLQDAASIAKQLPDLARTKETLAGMDKALTEEFLAEHDPSQLGVELNILRYLGFPRVVIRLGAGQPVGDVLASAAGAIALGAGVEVSAAEPLPVSVSEFLTNNAVLLTVESTEDWHRRAKGMSVSADGVRFRVLGEDPVALAEAIDGSIDVGIYSDPLTPAGHIELLPYIQEQAISATNHRFGNRTSLLEGVLT; encoded by the coding sequence ATGTCGAACGTGTTCGCCCTCGAAGACAGCTCCGTATTCGAGCTCGAAGCGGACCGTTTCGTGAAGGCCGCCGCTCGCAAGGACACCGTCCCGCACGGCCCCCGCCGGCGCCAGGACCGGAACAAGGCGCCGGAGCCCTTCGCTGAAGAGTTCTCCAATACCCCGGACACTGATCCGTCCCTGCCCGCCAACCTTGCGTGGGCGCGGGATATTGCGGAGCGGATCCCGAACTCAATCGAGGGAACCCAGACGGCAACAACGCACACCCAGTCAACCTTCGCCGAGCTCGACGAGATGGTGGAGACCGCTATCGATGCCAGCAAGGAGTGGGCGGCGACGCCCGCCACCGAAAGGGCAGCGGTCCTTCTCAAGATCGCAGATGTCTTCGAAGCTAACCGCGGCAGGCTCATCGAGGCCGCCGGCTCGGAGGCAGGCAAGGCCATCGACCAGGCCGATGTTGAGGTTTCCGAAGCCATCGACTTCACCCGGTACTACGCCTCGCTGGCACCCGCGCTCGAGAATGTCGATGGCGCCGTGTTCAAGCCGGTCGAGACCACACTCATCACCCCGCCCTGGAACTTCCCAATCGCCATCCCGGCAGGCGGCGTTCTTGCGGCCCTTGCAACGGGCTCCAGCGTCCTGTTCAAGCCAGCCCGGGTCACCCGCCGCATCGGCTCCCTCATTGCCGAGCTCATGTGGGAGGCGGGAGTGTCCCGCGACGTTCTCCAACTCGTTAACCTCGACGAGTCGGTACCGGGTGCTGACAAGGGCTTGGGTAAGCATCTTGTTGAGGCGGTTGATCAGGTGATTCTCACCGGCTCAATCGACACCGCCCGCATGTTCCGCTCCTGGCGTCCGGACCTGCGAGTCTTTGCAGAGACGTCGGGTAAGAATGCCATCATCGTCACCCCGCACGCCGATATTGACTTGGCGGTCAAGGACGTTGTTGTCTCCGCCTTCGGTCACGCGGGACAGAAGTGTTCGGCAGCATCGCTCGTGATTCTCGTGGGCTCCATCGGCTTCTCGAAGAGATTCCGCAACCAGCTGGTCGATGCGGTGAAGTCACTCAAGATTGGTTACCCGCACGACCTATCATCGGAAATGGGGCCGGTAACCGAAGAGGCCAAGGGCAAGCTCCTGCGGGGTCTCACCCAGCTTGAGCCCGGCCAGTCTTGGGTTGTGAAGCCCCGTCAGCTCGGTGACAAACTGTGGACCCCCGGTGTTCGCTCCGGCGTGCAACCGGGCTCCGAGTATCACCTGACCGAGTACTTTGGTCCGATCCTCGGCGTCATGAGAGCCGATTCCCTCCAGGAGGCGATTGAATGGCAGAACGCGGTCGAGTTCGGCTTGACCGCAGGAATTCACTCGCTCGATTCTGCGGAGATCGCCTACTGGCTGGACCACGTCCACGCCGGAAACGTGTACGTCAACCGCACGATCACGGGTGCCATTGTTCGCAGGCAACCTTTTGGTGGCTGGAAGCGTTCCTCCGTCGGAACAGGTACGAAGGCGGGCGGACCGAGCTACCTGTACGGACTTGGACATGTTGAGCCGGACTTCAGGGGCGTTGCCGACGGCAATGTTTCGCATCCTGTTCTGCAGGACGCGGCCAGCATCGCTAAGCAACTACCCGACCTAGCCCGGACAAAGGAAACCCTGGCCGGCATGGACAAGGCGCTCACTGAAGAATTCCTTGCCGAGCACGATCCATCGCAGCTTGGCGTGGAGCTCAACATCCTCCGCTACCTGGGCTTCCCGCGAGTCGTCATCAGGCTCGGAGCAGGCCAGCCCGTCGGTGACGTGCTGGCAAGCGCCGCGGGTGCCATTGCACTCGGTGCCGGTGTCGAAGTCTCGGCAGCCGAACCGCTACCGGTATCCGTCTCCGAGTTCCTTACGAATAACGCCGTGCTCCTCACGGTCGAGTCGACCGAGGATTGGCACCGCCGCGCCAAGGGCATGTCGGTCTCCGCCGACGGCGTCCGTTTCCGTGTCCTCGGCGAAGACCCGGTGGCACTTGCCGAAGCAATCGATGGATCCATTGATGTTGGGATCTACTCCGATCCGCTGACCCCCGCGGGCCACATCGAGCTCCTTCCCTACATTCAGGAGCAGGCAATCTCGGCAACCAACCATCGGTTCGGCAACCGCACCTCGCTCCTTGAGGGCGTGCTGACGTGA
- a CDS encoding PspC domain-containing protein, whose product MAGDSFFDSIRAFGVTRASDTPLAGVSAGLAKRWNVDTLVVRAIFVALTVMGGAGITLYALGWLFLPDETDRIHGQEPFYGQVTASFVFGVLIVFASLGGTGWGWGWGNGWPGPFALLITIVVVAVVIVTLNAQRDKQPPHGTGPATGPGTATGYGSPSGHGSSSFGTATGPATSGPATSGSASYGSSTGDGATASSTTGGDATDYSYDSFSSSTTGGDATSEYTMEPPTDRYATSGAAGSTPPGPSDTSGAAGAPGTPPDRSELYSTTPVKTETPDNRPVAGTRTVLLALAFILIVIAAFTYMSYQDIEFFNDSTIMLGGFAIVSLVLGLIVIGYGISGRRGGGLSALAIIAAILTFPAGALMAFPQAEHHVLMGQGSWSPTTVSQVEGGFSVLMGEIEIDVTDLEDSEFDVRGTMGDINLVVDNDQKIAVVTDFTMADLENATGNYQTDAGFTGDTVYYVGGIDDIEDADIIIHVDMIMSSLTIER is encoded by the coding sequence ATGGCTGGAGATAGTTTTTTTGATTCAATAAGAGCGTTCGGCGTGACCCGCGCCAGCGACACCCCGTTGGCCGGTGTCTCTGCGGGTCTCGCCAAGCGCTGGAACGTCGACACCCTCGTTGTTCGCGCGATCTTCGTGGCGCTGACTGTCATGGGAGGCGCCGGCATCACCCTCTACGCACTCGGATGGCTCTTCCTCCCGGATGAAACTGACCGCATTCACGGGCAGGAACCCTTCTACGGTCAGGTCACAGCAAGCTTCGTCTTCGGTGTCCTCATCGTCTTCGCTTCTCTCGGTGGCACCGGCTGGGGCTGGGGATGGGGTAATGGATGGCCGGGGCCCTTCGCCCTCCTCATCACCATCGTCGTTGTCGCCGTCGTCATCGTCACTTTGAACGCGCAGCGCGACAAGCAACCCCCGCACGGCACCGGACCAGCAACTGGCCCTGGCACCGCTACCGGCTACGGCTCCCCCTCGGGTCACGGTAGCTCCTCATTCGGCACCGCCACCGGCCCAGCTACTTCAGGCCCCGCTACTTCTGGCTCGGCGAGCTACGGCTCGTCCACCGGTGACGGTGCCACAGCATCATCCACGACCGGTGGCGACGCTACCGACTATTCGTACGATTCCTTTTCGTCATCCACGACCGGTGGCGACGCAACATCGGAGTACACCATGGAACCCCCGACTGACCGTTATGCAACATCCGGCGCAGCCGGCAGCACCCCGCCCGGACCATCGGATACGTCCGGCGCAGCCGGTGCGCCCGGCACTCCACCGGATCGGAGCGAGCTCTACTCGACGACACCCGTGAAGACCGAGACGCCCGATAATCGCCCTGTGGCGGGAACCCGCACGGTTCTCCTTGCACTCGCTTTTATCCTCATCGTTATCGCAGCCTTCACCTACATGAGCTACCAGGACATCGAGTTCTTTAACGATTCGACGATCATGCTTGGCGGATTCGCTATCGTCTCCCTCGTCCTTGGGCTTATCGTCATTGGCTACGGAATAAGCGGCCGCCGCGGCGGCGGGCTCTCGGCCCTCGCCATCATCGCAGCAATCCTTACCTTTCCCGCGGGTGCTCTCATGGCCTTCCCCCAGGCCGAACACCACGTCCTCATGGGTCAAGGATCCTGGTCCCCGACCACGGTCAGCCAGGTCGAGGGCGGGTTCTCCGTCCTCATGGGTGAGATCGAAATCGACGTGACCGATCTGGAAGATTCAGAATTCGATGTGCGAGGCACGATGGGCGACATCAACCTCGTTGTCGACAACGACCAGAAGATCGCGGTCGTCACGGACTTCACGATGGCAGACCTGGAAAACGCGACAGGTAACTACCAAACCGACGCCGGTTTCACCGGCGACACCGTCTACTACGTCGGCGGAATCGACGACATAGAGGACGCAGACATCATCATCCATGTGGACATGATTATGTCCTCCCTGACCATCGAGAGGTAG
- a CDS encoding ATP-binding protein has protein sequence MERYPLRRPESGRLILGVCQGIADHLGVNVWLVRIVFVALGFFRFAGAFIYLWLVFAIASSTEIPDRTEKRFSPSRQVRLLFLALVIAIAAIVIWATQSIIEINLGILLSILCVGVGAALAWSRIGGSSIRVQAIRIISGIALLVIGVLIFAVRNEDPRTMLTSVVVGLAVLLLALVGMWPAAAQIIKELNVARQESAAEAARADIAAHLHDSVLQTLTLIRNSASDPATVTRLARVQERQLRTWLYGQKNEEESLSESLRVMVGEVEDLYGVEIDFVSVGEDAAGEHTAAFLAAGREAVVNAVRHGEPPVSVYAEFSKDALELFVRDHGTGFELGEIPDDRHGVKDSILARTVRHGGTATIKTRDPGTEVHILIPRGES, from the coding sequence ATGGAAAGGTATCCGCTGCGAAGACCCGAGTCGGGCCGGCTCATCCTTGGCGTCTGCCAGGGCATTGCCGATCACCTGGGCGTCAACGTCTGGCTCGTACGCATCGTCTTTGTGGCGCTCGGATTCTTCCGGTTCGCCGGAGCGTTCATTTACCTGTGGCTGGTGTTTGCCATTGCGTCGTCCACGGAAATCCCCGACCGCACCGAAAAGCGGTTCAGCCCGTCCCGTCAGGTGCGGCTCCTGTTCCTTGCCCTCGTCATTGCCATTGCCGCGATCGTCATATGGGCCACTCAGAGCATTATTGAGATCAATCTCGGGATACTTCTTTCCATTCTGTGCGTCGGCGTTGGCGCGGCCCTCGCCTGGAGCAGGATCGGTGGCAGCTCGATCCGGGTCCAGGCCATCAGGATCATCTCCGGTATTGCCCTCCTCGTTATTGGTGTCCTGATCTTCGCGGTCCGCAACGAGGACCCGCGGACGATGCTTACCTCAGTCGTTGTTGGTCTCGCGGTCCTTCTGCTTGCCCTCGTTGGAATGTGGCCCGCTGCCGCCCAGATCATTAAAGAACTCAATGTGGCGCGTCAGGAGAGCGCTGCAGAAGCCGCCCGCGCCGATATCGCCGCCCACCTGCACGACTCCGTTCTGCAAACCCTCACCCTGATCCGTAACAGCGCGAGCGATCCGGCAACCGTTACTCGCTTGGCCAGGGTTCAGGAACGCCAGCTGCGCACCTGGCTTTACGGTCAGAAGAACGAAGAGGAATCTTTGTCGGAATCCCTGCGGGTCATGGTGGGCGAGGTCGAGGACCTGTACGGCGTCGAGATCGACTTCGTTTCCGTCGGCGAAGACGCGGCCGGTGAGCACACCGCAGCTTTCCTCGCGGCGGGACGCGAGGCGGTCGTTAATGCTGTGCGGCACGGCGAGCCACCGGTCAGCGTGTATGCCGAGTTTTCAAAGGACGCATTGGAGCTGTTCGTTCGCGACCACGGAACCGGTTTCGAGCTTGGTGAGATCCCCGATGATCGGCACGGTGTTAAAGACTCGATCCTGGCCCGCACCGTCAGGCACGGTGGCACAGCTACGATCAAGACAAGAGATCCCGGAACCGAAGTTCATATCCTTATTCCACGAGGAGAATCATGA
- a CDS encoding FAD-dependent oxidoreductase, translating to MITICGTGLAGLRIAAELRERGYDGLLRAIEREGIPPYDRPPLTKVLFGEYRKPLSAEGLGELSQLCDEVITANVESLDGTAVVANGTRYESDITVLALGADARNAIGGALTIRTRDDAAKLRAVEGQVTIVGGGWLGSELASSYAEAGRQVNLVEIAEDILPVLGPGARKVRVALEDLGVKILRQIPDNPGTLVEATGAIPNTLGLDLTTDGWGRTNMPGVYAVGDCAEISIGPSSGHWNTALHQATRVAEAIMTDPHADPVPLTPDVFSTIAGLELLFIGHAAGTPVVLEDGSRTLWIKDGRLSGGLTIDRPADGVALRKNIGASLSEEAAADPLPLKKILRAQQTV from the coding sequence TTGATCACAATTTGCGGCACCGGACTGGCGGGCCTACGAATCGCGGCAGAACTGCGAGAACGTGGATATGACGGGCTTTTGAGGGCTATCGAGAGGGAGGGCATTCCACCCTACGATCGGCCACCCCTGACCAAAGTCCTATTTGGGGAGTATAGAAAACCGCTTTCCGCCGAAGGTCTCGGTGAGCTCTCCCAGCTCTGCGATGAGGTCATTACCGCCAATGTTGAATCGCTCGACGGCACCGCGGTGGTCGCAAACGGCACCCGCTACGAATCGGACATAACGGTCCTTGCGCTGGGGGCCGATGCTCGCAACGCTATCGGCGGCGCACTGACCATCAGGACCCGCGACGACGCGGCAAAGCTTCGCGCTGTCGAAGGTCAGGTCACGATTGTGGGTGGCGGCTGGCTCGGAAGCGAACTGGCTTCGTCCTACGCGGAAGCAGGCAGGCAGGTGAACCTCGTTGAGATCGCGGAAGACATCCTGCCCGTCCTCGGCCCGGGGGCAAGAAAGGTCCGTGTGGCACTCGAGGACCTGGGAGTAAAGATTCTCCGTCAGATTCCCGACAATCCCGGGACTCTCGTCGAGGCAACCGGCGCTATCCCCAACACGCTCGGACTGGACCTCACAACAGACGGATGGGGCCGCACCAACATGCCGGGTGTCTACGCGGTTGGCGACTGCGCCGAGATCTCCATCGGCCCCTCCTCCGGCCATTGGAACACTGCCCTGCACCAGGCAACCAGGGTCGCCGAGGCAATCATGACCGACCCGCATGCCGACCCCGTTCCGTTAACCCCCGATGTGTTCTCAACCATTGCGGGACTGGAGCTTCTCTTCATCGGGCATGCGGCAGGCACTCCCGTGGTCCTCGAGGACGGCTCCCGTACCCTCTGGATCAAGGACGGCAGGCTGTCTGGCGGGCTGACCATTGACCGTCCCGCCGACGGCGTTGCCTTGCGCAAGAACATCGGCGCATCCCTCTCCGAAGAAGCCGCCGCCGATCCCCTACCGCTGAAGAAGATTCTTCGCGCCCAGCAAACCGTATAG